The proteins below are encoded in one region of Neoasaia chiangmaiensis:
- a CDS encoding F0F1 ATP synthase subunit A produces the protein MAAGSTIDALGQFELHPILGQVGEVLHFSQSPAFMIVAVVLVLGFLYLGMRPAAVVPGRLQAAAEMGYDFIHDMAVDTMGHEGTAFFPFVFAIFFFILAGNYLGLLPYSFTFTSHIVVTFAMAMMVFIVAILASLRFQGLAFFAHFMPEGAPKILAPLLIPIEILSFLSRPVSLSIRLFANMMAGHVLLEVFAGFTLMLAGLGAIGHVLAVLPIVINIALTALELLVGVLQAYVFAILTCIYLREAVAH, from the coding sequence TTGGCGGCCGGATCAACGATTGACGCACTCGGCCAGTTCGAGCTGCACCCGATTCTTGGACAGGTCGGCGAGGTACTGCATTTCAGCCAGTCGCCGGCGTTCATGATCGTCGCTGTCGTGCTTGTTCTTGGTTTCCTTTATCTGGGCATGCGCCCGGCAGCCGTCGTACCCGGCCGCCTGCAGGCAGCAGCCGAGATGGGATACGACTTCATCCACGACATGGCCGTGGACACGATGGGGCATGAAGGCACGGCCTTCTTTCCGTTCGTCTTCGCCATCTTCTTCTTCATTCTGGCCGGCAACTATCTCGGTCTGCTGCCTTACTCCTTTACATTCACAAGCCATATCGTGGTGACGTTCGCGATGGCGATGATGGTGTTCATCGTCGCTATCCTCGCGTCGCTGCGTTTTCAGGGACTGGCATTCTTCGCGCATTTTATGCCGGAAGGCGCGCCGAAAATCCTGGCGCCGCTGCTGATCCCGATCGAGATTCTTTCTTTCCTCTCCCGGCCCGTCAGCCTGTCGATCCGACTTTTCGCCAATATGATGGCGGGGCATGTGCTGTTGGAAGTGTTTGCCGGCTTTACGCTGATGTTGGCGGGTCTCGGTGCGATCGGCCATGTGCTGGCCGTGCTGCCGATCGTCATCAACATTGCACTGACGGCTCTGGAACTGCTGGTGGGCGTTCTGCAGGCGTATGTTTTCGCCATTCTCACCTGCATCTATCTGCGCGAGGCCGTGGCTCACTAG
- a CDS encoding ATP synthase subunit C family protein — protein MDVSAAREIGAGIAVIALAGVGIGLGNIFSTLVSSIARNPAARPHVFGLGMLGFALTEAVALFALLIAFLILFV, from the coding sequence ATGGACGTCTCCGCTGCTCGTGAAATCGGCGCCGGCATCGCTGTTATCGCTCTCGCCGGTGTGGGCATCGGCCTCGGCAACATCTTCTCGACGCTGGTCAGCTCGATCGCGCGTAACCCGGCAGCTCGCCCGCACGTGTTCGGCCTTGGCATGCTGGGTTTCGCGCTGACGGAAGCCGTCGCGCTGTTCGCGCTGCTGATCGCGTTCCTGATCCTGTTCGTCTGA
- a CDS encoding F0F1 ATP synthase subunit B family protein: MRISSRKLTVSLAVVLALGIVPRHAVAAGMPQLDFRDPFLLWQVVWGAVIFVVFYVILSRSALPRVERVLSHRRHRIEGDLDIARRARDDADRAVDELRRARHDAATQAQANIDRVVQEARQAAEAQTHEMNRRLNDDIAAAEARIAAAHRDAMASLPNIATDTAQSLIAKLFHPVGGGAHVNDDTVADAVRERLSAHAG, encoded by the coding sequence ATGCGTATCTCGTCACGCAAGCTGACCGTTTCGCTGGCCGTGGTGCTCGCGCTCGGCATCGTGCCGAGGCACGCCGTCGCGGCGGGTATGCCACAGCTCGATTTCCGCGACCCGTTCCTGCTCTGGCAGGTTGTCTGGGGCGCGGTCATTTTTGTGGTTTTCTACGTCATTCTCAGCCGCTCGGCCCTGCCGCGCGTCGAACGTGTGCTGTCGCACCGTCGCCATCGTATCGAAGGCGATCTGGATATCGCCCGCCGTGCGCGCGACGATGCCGATCGTGCGGTAGACGAGCTACGCCGTGCGCGTCACGATGCCGCGACGCAGGCTCAAGCCAATATTGATCGCGTGGTGCAGGAGGCCCGTCAGGCGGCTGAAGCGCAGACGCATGAGATGAACCGTCGTCTGAACGACGATATCGCTGCCGCGGAGGCACGTATCGCTGCGGCACATCGTGATGCGATGGCCAGTCTGCCGAATATCGCGACGGACACGGCCCAATCGTTGATTGCCAAGTTGTTTCATCCGGTTGGCGGCGGCGCGCATGTCAACGACGACACGGTGGCCGACGCGGTTCGCGAGCGCTTGTCGGCGCATGCTGGATAA
- a CDS encoding F0F1 ATP synthase subunit B family protein, giving the protein MFHDQRFYVALAFVLFFVLFGRKLWAVITRALDARAEQVRSDLDEAARLRREAEQMLEAATREREQALEEAQALIERSRAEAAQIAENARNEAQAVAGRREQMARDRITASERAALREMRETAATVAVDAVRDVLTRHLAEDHGAANAFLDHSIDALPNALRASNETSNPGGQHAA; this is encoded by the coding sequence ATGTTTCACGATCAACGGTTTTATGTGGCGCTGGCCTTCGTCCTCTTCTTCGTCCTGTTTGGGCGGAAGCTGTGGGCCGTGATCACGCGTGCACTCGATGCGCGCGCCGAGCAGGTGCGCAGTGACCTCGACGAAGCGGCGCGTTTGCGTCGTGAGGCTGAGCAGATGCTTGAAGCCGCGACACGCGAGCGTGAACAGGCGCTTGAGGAAGCACAGGCCCTGATCGAGCGTTCTCGTGCGGAAGCAGCGCAGATCGCGGAGAATGCACGCAACGAGGCGCAGGCTGTTGCCGGACGGCGCGAGCAGATGGCGCGGGATCGCATCACGGCATCCGAGCGTGCCGCCCTGCGTGAAATGCGTGAGACTGCGGCGACCGTTGCAGTCGATGCCGTGCGCGACGTGCTGACAAGACATCTGGCTGAGGATCATGGCGCTGCCAACGCATTCCTCGATCATAGCATCGATGCTCTTCCGAATGCGCTGCGCGCCTCCAATGAAACGTCGAACCCCGGTGGTCAGCACGCGGCTTGA
- a CDS encoding glycosyltransferase family 2 protein → MNVRLSIVIAVLDESDNVVPVCRELAGVVSQLPNTEILFVDDGSRDDTVKRLIEARQTLLPDLRIISHDRRLGKSAALRTGIEAAHGHWIATLDGDGQDDPRVIIDMLARAEAAGTPEPLVVGVRLKRNDRLSRRLATRFANGLRRRLLRDGCPDTGAPMKLFARRSFLRIPQFEGVHRFLPALLGHYGAPLICVETRHRARLHGQSKYTNLNRALVGIRDLLGVMWLQNRTRLPRHLTEH, encoded by the coding sequence ATGAACGTGCGTCTCTCGATTGTCATCGCAGTTCTCGACGAGAGCGATAATGTCGTCCCGGTCTGCCGGGAACTGGCAGGCGTTGTCAGCCAACTTCCCAATACCGAAATTTTGTTCGTCGATGACGGTAGTCGTGACGACACGGTGAAGCGGCTCATCGAAGCGCGTCAAACTCTCCTTCCCGATCTGCGTATCATCAGCCATGATCGGCGCCTCGGAAAATCCGCAGCCCTGCGGACGGGAATCGAGGCGGCGCATGGTCATTGGATCGCAACGCTGGATGGCGACGGGCAGGATGACCCGCGCGTCATCATCGATATGCTGGCACGTGCCGAAGCGGCAGGCACGCCGGAGCCATTGGTGGTCGGCGTCCGTCTGAAGCGCAACGATCGGCTCTCCCGGCGTCTTGCAACGCGTTTTGCGAACGGCTTGCGGCGGCGCCTGCTTCGTGACGGATGTCCCGATACCGGGGCGCCGATGAAGCTTTTTGCGCGACGGTCTTTCCTGCGCATTCCGCAGTTCGAAGGCGTGCATCGCTTCCTGCCGGCATTGCTTGGCCATTACGGCGCGCCGCTCATCTGCGTGGAAACAAGGCACCGTGCCCGGTTGCATGGTCAGTCGAAATATACGAACCTCAATCGCGCGTTGGTCGGTATCCGGGATCTTCTTGGTGTCATGTGGTTGCAGAACCGCACCAGATTGCCACGCCACCTGACCGAACACTGA
- a CDS encoding ArnT family glycosyltransferase has protein sequence MKTLNWRHYVALALLTFGLFLPGRMTLPPLDRDEPRYMEASAQMLETRNFIDVRFLDQPRYLQPAGIYWLEAGAEALFGGVHARHLAWPYRIPSLIAVTLAVTLTAYLGANLFGGPAGLLAGALLAVSTLMTAEGRMATIDTVLLLDILLIETALLSAFLDRQADRPTRLATALLYWAAIGCGLMLKGPVVLIPAFGTPLALWAVERDKAWWSRLRPAWGWLLSVAIVLPWCVAIDIVSHGHFFSRAVGTNFLGKIGHGQQAHGMLPGYYLLVFGLSFWPGSLFAVLALPAIWQHRRDARVRFLLCWILPHWLVFEFIATKLPHYVLPTYPAIAMLAAAFLTAWPVHKPLARWARWLMTTYAIIWCVIGVAFCGAGVCLLWQLEHHVTPGAVIATCGALPLMALAIRLLMRGERLHGAVSAVAAAVVIHAGLFIAVIPALDTIRLAPRAAALFDDYRPCAESRLISVSYSEPSLAFLAGASTRFLGIDAAADLMGKDGECTLVLVDRRDESAFRAAMQQHGRNIVEYGRVAGLNYSNGHKLDLGLFAGVMP, from the coding sequence ATGAAGACGCTGAACTGGCGACATTACGTGGCGCTGGCGCTGCTGACCTTCGGGCTTTTCCTGCCGGGGCGGATGACGTTGCCGCCGCTGGACCGTGATGAGCCGCGCTACATGGAAGCATCGGCGCAGATGCTTGAGACGCGCAATTTCATCGATGTGCGCTTTCTCGATCAGCCCCGCTATTTGCAACCCGCCGGAATCTATTGGCTTGAGGCGGGAGCGGAAGCCCTGTTCGGCGGCGTACATGCACGCCATCTCGCCTGGCCGTATCGCATTCCGAGCCTGATTGCCGTGACCCTGGCCGTCACGTTGACTGCCTATCTGGGGGCAAATCTCTTCGGTGGCCCGGCGGGATTGCTGGCTGGCGCGCTGCTGGCGGTATCGACACTGATGACGGCCGAAGGCCGCATGGCGACCATCGATACGGTTCTGCTATTGGATATCCTTCTGATCGAGACGGCTCTCTTGAGTGCGTTTCTCGATCGTCAGGCGGACCGGCCGACCAGACTGGCAACCGCGCTGCTTTATTGGGCGGCGATCGGATGCGGACTGATGCTCAAGGGGCCGGTCGTGCTGATCCCCGCTTTCGGCACGCCATTGGCGCTCTGGGCTGTTGAGCGTGACAAGGCCTGGTGGTCGCGCTTGCGGCCGGCCTGGGGTTGGCTGTTGAGCGTCGCCATCGTGCTGCCCTGGTGCGTGGCTATTGATATCGTCAGCCACGGCCATTTTTTCAGCCGAGCCGTCGGGACCAACTTTCTCGGCAAGATTGGGCATGGGCAGCAGGCGCATGGCATGCTTCCGGGCTATTACCTTCTGGTCTTCGGTCTTTCATTCTGGCCGGGTTCGCTGTTCGCTGTTCTGGCATTGCCGGCGATCTGGCAGCATCGGCGCGATGCGCGCGTCCGGTTTCTTCTATGCTGGATTCTGCCGCACTGGCTGGTGTTCGAGTTTATCGCGACGAAGCTGCCGCATTACGTCCTGCCGACCTATCCTGCAATCGCGATGCTTGCTGCAGCGTTCCTGACGGCGTGGCCGGTTCACAAGCCGCTGGCACGGTGGGCACGGTGGCTGATGACTACCTATGCGATCATATGGTGCGTCATTGGTGTGGCATTCTGTGGCGCAGGGGTTTGTCTGCTCTGGCAACTTGAGCACCACGTCACGCCCGGCGCGGTCATCGCGACCTGCGGCGCCTTACCGTTGATGGCCCTTGCAATCCGCCTGTTGATGCGCGGCGAACGTCTGCATGGCGCGGTATCAGCGGTTGCTGCGGCTGTCGTCATTCATGCGGGGCTTTTTATTGCCGTCATCCCGGCGCTGGATACGATTCGTCTGGCCCCACGCGCCGCGGCGCTGTTCGATGACTATCGTCCCTGTGCGGAGAGCCGCCTGATTTCCGTTTCATATTCGGAGCCGAGTCTTGCGTTTCTTGCCGGCGCCAGCACGCGTTTCCTCGGGATCGACGCAGCGGCCGACCTGATGGGAAAAGATGGCGAGTGCACGCTGGTTCTTGTGGATCGGCGAGACGAATCTGCCTTCCGCGCGGCAATGCAGCAGCACGGGCGCAATATCGTCGAATATGGTCGCGTGGCGGGGCTGAACTATTCCAATGGCCACAAACTCGATTTGGGCCTGTTCGCGGGCGTCATGCCCTGA
- a CDS encoding cation:proton antiporter: MSNIVVLIADAGLFVIVPWLIWQLLRKTLPIAVLPILVGILLAVFHVPVQRFGIPSLYGNDIGWVAVLVLAFTAGLEMWQHPGEESSPDAMPTPSLGRLLGGAGVALGGPFIVGSLLVYEFFLPLHGWQAPRVSGWVAAASIGLCIAVSALPVLIGVVRELDPVHRPIGQLALKLAVVDDAALWIGLALLQFAAKGSAALHGWTILEFFAVLLLAILAWGGSWASRHFRHPPLWVIWAIVPLYLAAGSWASMQLGLHELIGAYFAGAIMPPSWVRRLPVERVGTFSLIWLAPMFFGHSGLHIDGDALTWPSVLASLMLVVISIATKIGAVYLFPPASGLTRRQALSIGSLLQCKGLMEIVAATILHGQGMLSEFAFASLMVLAVISTTLTGPMFNLVAPRARRRADIPPMNGKAAVCN; the protein is encoded by the coding sequence ATGTCAAACATTGTCGTGCTTATCGCCGATGCAGGACTATTCGTTATTGTTCCTTGGTTGATCTGGCAACTCCTTCGAAAAACATTACCTATAGCCGTATTGCCAATACTTGTCGGCATATTGCTGGCTGTCTTTCACGTACCCGTTCAGCGATTTGGTATTCCGTCGCTCTATGGCAACGATATCGGTTGGGTTGCCGTATTGGTGCTTGCCTTCACGGCCGGCCTGGAAATGTGGCAACATCCCGGGGAGGAAAGCTCGCCCGATGCAATGCCGACGCCCTCATTGGGTCGCCTGCTTGGAGGCGCCGGCGTGGCGCTTGGCGGTCCGTTCATCGTCGGCTCCCTGCTGGTTTATGAATTCTTCCTGCCGCTGCACGGCTGGCAAGCACCGCGCGTCAGCGGGTGGGTCGCTGCGGCGTCCATCGGCTTGTGCATCGCGGTCAGCGCCTTGCCGGTCCTGATCGGCGTTGTGCGCGAACTTGATCCCGTTCACCGCCCTATCGGACAACTGGCGTTGAAACTCGCCGTCGTGGACGATGCCGCATTGTGGATCGGCCTTGCGTTGCTGCAATTCGCCGCGAAAGGCTCGGCCGCGCTCCATGGCTGGACGATCCTCGAGTTCTTCGCCGTTTTGCTCCTCGCGATACTGGCATGGGGCGGAAGCTGGGCATCCCGCCATTTCCGGCATCCGCCCCTTTGGGTTATCTGGGCTATCGTTCCCCTTTATCTGGCTGCCGGTTCATGGGCGAGCATGCAACTGGGGCTGCACGAACTGATCGGCGCCTATTTCGCGGGGGCGATCATGCCGCCAAGCTGGGTGCGCCGCTTGCCGGTGGAACGGGTCGGGACCTTCTCTCTCATCTGGCTTGCACCAATGTTCTTTGGTCACAGCGGTCTGCATATCGATGGTGACGCACTCACCTGGCCGTCGGTCCTAGCGTCGCTGATGCTCGTGGTGATCTCGATCGCCACCAAAATCGGTGCGGTCTATCTCTTTCCGCCCGCAAGCGGACTAACGCGCCGGCAGGCACTCAGCATTGGCAGCCTGTTGCAATGCAAGGGTTTGATGGAGATCGTAGCGGCGACAATCCTGCATGGCCAAGGCATGCTTTCGGAGTTCGCCTTCGCCTCCCTGATGGTTCTGGCCGTCATTTCGACCACGCTCACAGGCCCGATGTTCAATCTGGTCGCCCCCAGAGCGCGACGTCGGGCAGATATCCCGCCGATGAACGGCAAGGCGGCTGTTTGCAACTGA
- a CDS encoding M1 family metallopeptidase: protein MLRRALFLSSALWLSPAYAGEPPAPTQTAPEIMRDVFAPLTLPDAPNRYRSGSGLPGPDYWQNRADYTIQARIDTATHILHGDETITYTNNSPDALDELWVQLDQNIYKDGARSTFTNPERHPRHTDGVTIEHVGIVVNGHETIVTPTISDTRMQVRLPADLQGHGSKLKLHVAWHHTIPGVWGGRTAVTPTKDGDIYEVAQWYPRMAVYDDKRGWDTLPFLGQEFFLDYGDFDYAVTVPWNFTVVGSGALTNPADVLTAKERDRLAQASKSDTRVMIRTAKDVTDPASHLARSGEKTWHFHMTNTRDVSFAASPVFVWDAARINLPPLPPAPGMKPVPRLAMSVYPREGIGPTGWDRSTEYVKHAIEYFSQQWFEYPWPNAVNLGGHGAGMEYPGIVFDGWDDKGVALFFITTHELGHGWFPMIVGTNERRNAFMDEGFNTFIDAYASQHFNHGEFAPKQDGEYAPKTGRPAEDILSVLKDPQAPTLMLPSELVSEKYRHPVTYFKSAYGLTLLREQILGPDRFDAAFRRYIKSWAFKHPGPSDFFRFMSSETGEDLTWFWRGWYFENWSPDYAIDSLSRAPDGIRVTVRDKGRLLLPVTLRIDYADGTHADRVIPTESWYLHDSIDITVAGSKTATRVTLDPDHALPETDRSDDQRAF, encoded by the coding sequence ATGTTGCGTCGCGCGCTTTTTCTGTCATCGGCCTTGTGGCTGAGCCCCGCTTACGCCGGTGAGCCACCCGCACCGACCCAGACCGCGCCCGAAATAATGCGGGATGTCTTCGCGCCACTCACTCTCCCGGACGCGCCCAATCGCTACCGGTCGGGCTCCGGCCTGCCGGGACCGGATTACTGGCAGAACCGGGCCGACTACACGATCCAGGCGCGGATCGATACGGCAACGCATATTCTGCATGGTGACGAGACGATCACCTATACCAACAACAGTCCCGATGCGCTGGACGAGCTCTGGGTGCAGCTGGATCAGAACATCTACAAGGACGGGGCACGCTCGACCTTCACCAACCCCGAGCGCCATCCCCGGCACACGGACGGCGTCACGATCGAGCATGTCGGCATCGTGGTCAACGGTCATGAAACCATCGTGACACCGACGATCTCCGATACGCGGATGCAGGTTCGTCTACCCGCCGATCTTCAGGGACACGGCAGCAAACTCAAGCTCCACGTCGCCTGGCATCACACCATTCCCGGCGTCTGGGGCGGTCGTACGGCCGTCACACCCACGAAGGACGGCGACATTTACGAAGTCGCGCAATGGTACCCACGCATGGCGGTCTACGACGACAAGCGCGGCTGGGACACACTTCCCTTCCTGGGGCAGGAATTCTTTCTCGATTACGGCGATTTCGACTACGCCGTGACCGTGCCGTGGAACTTCACGGTCGTGGGTTCCGGCGCGCTGACCAACCCGGCGGATGTGCTGACGGCGAAAGAGCGCGACCGTCTGGCGCAGGCGTCGAAAAGCGATACGCGGGTCATGATCCGCACCGCAAAAGATGTGACCGATCCGGCAAGCCATCTGGCGCGCAGCGGGGAGAAGACCTGGCATTTCCATATGACGAACACGCGCGATGTTTCCTTCGCGGCCTCGCCCGTCTTCGTCTGGGATGCCGCACGCATCAACCTGCCGCCCCTGCCGCCCGCGCCGGGCATGAAGCCGGTACCCCGACTGGCCATGTCCGTCTATCCGAGGGAAGGCATCGGCCCGACAGGCTGGGATCGCTCCACGGAATACGTCAAACACGCCATCGAGTATTTCTCCCAGCAGTGGTTCGAATATCCCTGGCCGAACGCCGTCAATCTCGGCGGTCATGGTGCAGGCATGGAATATCCGGGCATCGTGTTCGACGGTTGGGACGACAAGGGCGTTGCGCTCTTCTTCATCACGACGCATGAACTCGGCCATGGCTGGTTCCCGATGATCGTCGGCACCAACGAACGCCGCAACGCGTTCATGGATGAAGGCTTCAATACCTTCATCGACGCCTACGCCTCGCAGCATTTCAACCACGGCGAATTCGCACCGAAGCAGGACGGGGAATATGCCCCCAAAACCGGGCGCCCAGCGGAAGACATCCTTTCCGTCCTGAAAGATCCGCAGGCGCCGACGCTGATGCTGCCGTCCGAACTGGTGTCGGAGAAATATCGACACCCCGTCACGTATTTCAAATCCGCCTATGGCCTGACGCTACTCCGCGAACAGATCCTTGGGCCGGACCGCTTCGACGCCGCATTCCGCCGCTACATCAAGAGCTGGGCATTCAAGCATCCCGGCCCATCGGATTTCTTCCGTTTCATGAGCAGTGAGACCGGCGAAGACCTGACGTGGTTCTGGCGCGGCTGGTATTTCGAGAACTGGTCGCCGGATTATGCCATCGACAGCCTGTCCAGAGCACCGGACGGCATACGCGTGACCGTGCGCGACAAGGGCAGGTTGCTGCTGCCGGTCACGCTACGGATCGATTACGCGGACGGCACGCATGCCGATCGCGTCATCCCGACCGAAAGCTGGTACCTTCATGACAGCATCGACATCACGGTTGCCGGCAGCAAAACCGCCACGCGCGTGACCCTGGACCCCGATCACGCCCTGCCGGAGACCGATCGGTCGGACGACCAGCGCGCATTCTGA
- a CDS encoding 2-oxoglutarate dehydrogenase E1 component — MGELGVTPGALNGANTVYLADLHAKWARDPQSVDPSFAALFTALDEERAQILADADGADWAPHPSLLDAETPSAPRPSVAQDLATSADDSLRAIQMIRAYRVRGHLEARLDPLGLYVPPSHADLDPATYGFGPQDRQRPIYLGNMMRALLPGRDSATVEELIAALRETYCGPIGTEYMHIQDPRRRQWLQMRLEGDDWRHSFAPEGKRQILSQLTEAEGFESFCQKRFTGTKRFGLEGSEVTIPVLHAVIDQSTRHGTRSVSLGMAHRGRLNTMANIVQKPFAAIFSEFAGASFKPHDVQGSGDVKYHLGTAATLRVAGQDVRVSLLPNPSHLEAVDPVVVGRVRAIQDREGCTGVDGRHRHLGLLVHGDAAFAGQGIVYETMAMSQLIGYRTGGTIHVVINNQIGFTTISAHAYSGLYCTDIAKAVQAPIFHINGDEPEAAAYCARLAADYRREFNADIVLDLVCYRRHGHNEADEPAFTQPTMYKAIAARPTARTLYAKRLERERVVDRAAAEAQWQEFQDHLQAEFEVAKSYRPNAADWMDVGQDPTRLSDKPQREQPTTGIGESALAEIGRALTQLPDDFALHPRLKRVIQARADALEKGEGIDWATGEALAFGSFLLEGHRVRLSGEDCQRGTFSQRHAVLIDQVNQNEYVPLNAMPNGRAQLEVYNSLLSEFGVLGFEYGYTLADPETLVLWEAQFGDFANGAQVIIDQFIASGETKWLRTSGLVMLLPHGYEGQGPEHSSARLERYLQLCAENNLRVANITTPANYFHALRRQIHRTCRKPLVLMTPKSLLRHRSAVSPLSDFVPGTCFRTVIAETDPLAPDQDIERVVLCSGKVYYDLHAERAEAEVQNVAILRLEQLYPFPQQDLADELARYPNARVIWCQEEPENSGAWNFVDRRIEATLAAIGHAAGRPVYAGRAAAASPATGSASEHAAQQGALVAEALGLT, encoded by the coding sequence ATGGGTGAACTGGGCGTGACACCGGGGGCGCTGAACGGCGCGAATACGGTTTATCTGGCGGACCTGCATGCAAAATGGGCGCGCGATCCGCAGAGCGTCGATCCGTCCTTTGCCGCGCTGTTCACGGCGCTCGATGAAGAGCGTGCGCAGATCCTCGCGGATGCGGACGGTGCCGACTGGGCGCCGCATCCATCGTTGCTCGACGCGGAAACGCCATCGGCGCCCCGACCATCCGTGGCGCAGGATCTTGCCACCAGCGCGGACGACAGCCTGCGCGCCATCCAGATGATCCGCGCCTATCGCGTGCGGGGCCATCTCGAGGCACGGCTCGATCCGCTTGGTCTGTATGTTCCGCCGTCGCATGCCGACCTCGATCCCGCGACATATGGTTTCGGCCCACAGGACCGACAGCGCCCGATCTATCTCGGCAACATGATGCGTGCGCTTCTGCCCGGTCGTGACAGCGCGACGGTCGAGGAACTGATTGCGGCCCTGCGCGAGACGTATTGCGGGCCGATCGGCACGGAATACATGCACATCCAGGACCCCAGGCGGCGCCAGTGGTTGCAGATGCGTCTGGAAGGTGACGACTGGCGGCACAGCTTTGCGCCGGAGGGCAAGCGTCAGATCCTGTCGCAACTGACGGAAGCCGAAGGTTTCGAGAGCTTCTGCCAGAAGCGCTTTACCGGCACCAAACGCTTCGGCCTTGAAGGCAGCGAAGTCACGATCCCCGTTCTTCATGCCGTCATCGATCAGTCCACACGTCACGGCACGCGTTCCGTCTCGCTGGGCATGGCGCATCGCGGGCGGCTGAATACGATGGCGAACATCGTGCAGAAGCCCTTTGCCGCCATCTTCAGCGAATTCGCCGGCGCGTCCTTCAAGCCGCATGACGTGCAGGGTTCCGGCGACGTGAAATATCATCTGGGCACGGCGGCCACGCTGCGCGTCGCGGGGCAGGACGTGCGCGTGTCGCTGTTGCCCAACCCGTCGCATCTCGAAGCCGTCGATCCGGTCGTGGTCGGGCGGGTGCGCGCCATCCAGGACCGCGAGGGATGCACCGGGGTCGATGGGCGGCATCGCCACCTCGGGCTGCTTGTGCATGGAGATGCCGCTTTTGCCGGTCAGGGCATCGTCTACGAGACCATGGCGATGTCCCAGCTTATCGGGTATCGCACCGGCGGCACGATCCATGTCGTCATCAACAACCAGATCGGCTTCACCACCATTTCGGCGCATGCCTATTCGGGTCTGTATTGCACCGATATCGCCAAGGCGGTCCAGGCGCCGATCTTCCACATCAATGGCGACGAGCCGGAGGCGGCGGCCTATTGCGCGCGTCTGGCCGCCGACTATCGACGCGAATTCAATGCCGATATCGTCCTCGATCTCGTCTGTTATCGTCGCCATGGCCATAACGAGGCCGACGAGCCCGCGTTCACGCAACCGACGATGTACAAGGCGATCGCCGCGCGTCCCACGGCGCGCACGCTTTATGCCAAACGGCTGGAGCGCGAGCGCGTGGTCGATCGTGCCGCGGCCGAAGCGCAGTGGCAGGAGTTCCAGGATCACCTTCAGGCGGAGTTCGAGGTCGCCAAGTCCTACCGCCCCAATGCGGCGGACTGGATGGATGTCGGCCAGGATCCGACCCGGCTTTCGGACAAGCCGCAGCGCGAGCAGCCGACGACCGGAATCGGCGAGAGCGCGCTGGCCGAGATCGGGCGCGCGCTGACGCAACTGCCCGACGATTTCGCGCTTCATCCGCGTCTGAAACGCGTGATCCAGGCGCGTGCCGATGCGCTGGAAAAGGGCGAGGGCATCGACTGGGCGACCGGCGAGGCGCTGGCCTTCGGCAGCTTCCTGCTGGAGGGGCACCGCGTTCGCCTTTCAGGCGAGGATTGCCAGCGCGGCACGTTCTCCCAACGTCATGCGGTTCTGATCGATCAGGTGAACCAGAACGAATATGTCCCGCTCAACGCCATGCCGAACGGGCGCGCGCAACTGGAGGTCTACAATTCGCTGCTGTCCGAATTCGGCGTTCTGGGTTTCGAATACGGCTATACGCTGGCGGACCCGGAAACGCTGGTGCTGTGGGAGGCGCAGTTCGGCGACTTCGCCAATGGCGCACAGGTGATTATCGACCAGTTCATCGCCTCCGGCGAGACGAAGTGGCTGCGCACCTCCGGCCTCGTGATGTTGCTGCCGCATGGTTATGAGGGACAGGGACCGGAACATTCTTCCGCCCGGCTGGAGCGCTACCTTCAGCTTTGCGCCGAGAACAACCTGCGCGTCGCCAACATCACGACGCCGGCGAACTATTTCCATGCCTTGCGGCGGCAGATCCATCGCACCTGCCGCAAGCCGCTGGTGCTGATGACGCCCAAATCCCTCCTGCGACACAGGAGCGCCGTCTCGCCGCTGTCCGACTTCGTGCCCGGCACCTGTTTCAGGACCGTCATCGCCGAGACCGATCCTCTGGCGCCGGATCAGGATATCGAGCGCGTCGTCCTGTGTTCCGGCAAGGTCTATTACGATCTTCATGCGGAACGCGCGGAGGCCGAGGTGCAGAACGTCGCCATCCTGCGGCTGGAGCAACTTTATCCGTTTCCGCAGCAGGATCTGGCCGACGAGCTGGCCCGTTATCCCAATGCCCGCGTGATCTGGTGTCAGGAAGAGCCGGAGAACAGCGGTGCGTGGAACTTCGTCGATCGGCGGATCGAGGCCACGCTTGCCGCCATCGGCCATGCGGCGGGACGTCCGGTCTATGCGGGACGGGCTGCGGCCGCGTCGCCCGCGACCGGTTCGGCCAGCGAACATGCGGCACAGCAGGGCGCCCTCGTCGCGGAGGCGCTGGGTCTGACATGA